One genomic region from Anomaloglossus baeobatrachus isolate aAnoBae1 chromosome 5 unlocalized genomic scaffold, aAnoBae1.hap1 SUPER_5_unloc_4, whole genome shotgun sequence encodes:
- the LOC142259221 gene encoding gastrula zinc finger protein XlCGF66.1-like translates to MDMDRDKMAERILHLTLEILFRLTGEDYTVVKKTSSERCQNPVSEGWGRPLSPITGPPPHPPIHEGINGQKILELTYKMIELLTGEVPIRCQDVTIYFSMEEWEYLEGYKDLYKDVMMEDPQPLTSPGLSSRRTTPERCPRPLLPQDCKQEDPDVPQDVFPPDLSNRSESLIGVTHQRHR, encoded by the exons atggatatggacagggacaagatggcggagaggatattacacctcaccctagagatcctcttccggcttactggagag gattacacagtagtgaagaagacctctagtgagcgctgtcagaaccctgtgtctgagggatggggaagacccctgagcccaatcacggggcctccacctcaccccccgatacatgagggcaTCAATgggcagaagatcctagaactcacctacaagatgattgagctgctgactggagag gttcctataaggtgtcaggacgtcaccatctatttctccatggaggagtgggagtatttagaaggatacaaagatctgtacaaggacgtcatgatggaggatccccagcccctcacatcaccag gtctatccagtaggaggacaacaccagagagatgtccccgtcctcttctcccacaggactgtaaacaagaagatcccgatgttcctcaggatgtgtttcctccagatctatcca atcgttcggagtcgctcataggtgtcacacaccaacgacatcgctaa